GGACAATGCAAGGAAATCCCAGATATTCCCCGCGGGATGCCCGCCGCCCGGCGGCCTGATTCGTATCCGCCCGCGCAACATTCACCAGATCCGAGGCATGAACATGGTCCAGAGCACTGCCCCGACCGGCCAAGCCCCCAAGGCCCCCGCGGCATCGCGGCGCGGGCTTTTCCTGAGCATCGCCGCGGCGGCCGTCGTGCTGGCCGGCATCGCGCTTGACACCAAGATCGTGCATATCGGCTCGGAAGCCGACGTGCGTCAGCAGGCCTTCTCGCCCGACGGCTACGGCCAGACGGAGTTCCCCCGTATCCGCGACGCCGTGAAGGCCAAGGCGGGCGAGGCGCCCGAGGTCGCCGCCGCCATCGCCGCCGACAAGGACGCGGCCATCGCCAAATACGGCACCCCGGCCTCGACCGGGGCGATCCTCTCGGTGCGCGTGACCGGCACGGCGGGCGAGCCCAAGGCCGGGATCTATCCGCTGGCGGTCGAGGGCCTGCCCGAAGGCGTCGCCGTCCGCGTCCAGACCGGCCCGGCGATCAACGGCACCGACCTGCGCGACGCGCCCGGCGACATCGCCTTCGGCAGCTTCAAGAACCAGATCGAATACCAGAACGCCGGCTCGGGCATCAACCGCGCCATGAAGGCCGAGGTGCTGGACAAGATCGACGCCGCGAACCTGACCGGCAAGACCGTCGAAGTCGTGGGCGCCTTCCGCCTCATCAATCCCAAGAACTGGCTGATCACCCCGGTCGAGGTGGTGGTGAAATGACCCGCGCCGCAAGCCCCCGCGGCGAGGTCGTCCTGGCCGCCCGCAACGTCGCCAAGTCCTATGGCAGCGTCCATGCGCTGAAGGGCGTGAATTTCGACATCCATCGCGGCCAGGTAACGACCTTGTTCGGCGAGAACGGCGCCGGCAAGTCCACGCTGATGAAGATCCTGTCGGGCGTCATCCAGCCCACCAGCGGCGAGATCATCCTG
This window of the Paracoccus sp. N5 genome carries:
- a CDS encoding DUF2291 domain-containing protein, producing MVQSTAPTGQAPKAPAASRRGLFLSIAAAAVVLAGIALDTKIVHIGSEADVRQQAFSPDGYGQTEFPRIRDAVKAKAGEAPEVAAAIAADKDAAIAKYGTPASTGAILSVRVTGTAGEPKAGIYPLAVEGLPEGVAVRVQTGPAINGTDLRDAPGDIAFGSFKNQIEYQNAGSGINRAMKAEVLDKIDAANLTGKTVEVVGAFRLINPKNWLITPVEVVVK